In Ischnura elegans chromosome 3, ioIscEleg1.1, whole genome shotgun sequence, the sequence atgcctttcgttttctttgatgaaggaaactaccctattctcgtccaatcttcaccaaaattaggaTTGATAACTTATTTCTATCGAAACTGGTGTTTGGTTTCTGAATATTACATGCAGTCCTCAACTAAATTTTACTCATGTCGTTGGGTGTCTGGGCGAAATAACGGAGGCTAAGATTTGTCTTCCCTTGGAAAGTATAATAAATAGTTGGCGCGACCGTAGTTGGACCCCCGGTCGGCGCACgataaactttgaaaaaatatgtaaaattactgcaaaaatacaattcaaatacataattttatttgtacttacaccaaaaagaaataattaataggaaattcataattttacagaaaaaacaattaatttgactTCGATTTTGGACGATGAAACCTTCTATCATACACCAATGTAACACATACCGTATACAGGCAACAAAAATATCCGCTAAAATATTTCACCTATTTCAAAAAACATCCATCGAAATTCTTCTTATAGCCCACAGATTACATCGAAATCATGCTCGAACGTTTTATTAATGGGtcacttcgataataaatccgggattttttgaaaaaaaatgaagtaaccataacgcgcggcGCCAATTtgcgaataaggggttccaactccggttATAAAATTATAACGGAaagcaaattttaatttccactcAGAAACTGCATTATGGGCATAGATTTATATACTTtggtatttcattttctttaactAATAATTTTCACTGCGGATTATGgaatattttgtagcaaatggTTTACAGCCTAATGtcgaaaaattaaactttatagcATTATAAAAGTATAGAGTATTTACTGTCCTAGAAATTAGGTTTATAAATCACACAATACTCCTTACCTTTAATAGTAACAAGAACCAGACTGCACAAAAATTGGACTCCATCAAGCCGAAATAATCAATCGATTAAAATTGGTTCATTATCTTcatcatatttataaatgaaagatgcTGCCTTTGTTATGGCAACGGAGGGGTTGCTAATTTTATTTCGCTGATAAACAATTTGGCCAGGTTTTCCGTAAGGGGATCGTTGTCCGATGTCATCTCGCTATCACTCACTATCCTCATTACTTATCCAAGCAGGAATCACCCTGAATTACACACAGAATATGAGGCTCCATAACGAACCAACTTGCCAAATCTTTCCTTGGTTGTTATACATCTTTTAACCAGTGTCAAGCTGAGGTTCCAAGTACCTCTTGGCCATCGTTGATGAACACACTTGGAGGCTCACTCGAAAGTTGGATTTTGCGGCCGCAGAAGATCCATtatggttttttttgtttttctagcCATTTAATGCCGGTCTATGTCTCTATAAAGTTTCCCATTTCCCGAACTTCTTAATAGATCTTGTACAACTGGGTACAACTTCAGATAATCTGGCTTATATAGTCTAAACTGGTTTGCTGAAACATACAGAACTTTTTCTCAGCGGTGGAGCTTCACCCGTCCGACGAATTGCAGCATGTGGCGGCGGTCGAGGTATTTTCAGtcttcaaaacatttttggaaaatatatgcTAAAAATGGTTTAGTACCATTTTTTAGCTGTTTTTActctattaataatttttgttcctGAATCCAAAATAAACCTGCCTTTATGTATCGTTAtagttttttatgattttacgatTGAGTCGTTTTAAAACGCGCGCCTCGAGCGTTCGAATCGATTTAATCACTATCGACTGTATGCATCTCGATTTATATTCACTCGATTTATATTcactcgattttaatcgaaatattaataaaagaggGGTGAGGTCAGGCAATTCCAGGGTGTATCCGGTGTATCTTGGTGTATCTCGTAATGTGAATATTGGGGAAGCATTGTGTTGTGCTCGTTATTGGATACTTGAAGTAGAATGTGTAGGTAACTCTGATCAGTGAAGAGAGTCAATAAACTTCAGAAAATTTCCCTCTCTGTGTTAAAATAATATGGCGGATAGTAGCAGCGAGGAGCATGGAGAGGAGCCTACATGGGTTTTCTACAAAGATAGGCCTGGGTGGAAAGATGTTGTCCCTATATCGCAGTCGGATGGCCCATATCCGGTTGTTGCCATCGCATATTCAGAGAAATGTGAGTATATATGTTAGAAAATCCAAGTTACATTTTCAAGCTCAACCGGCACAACGGCTTCTTAATGTAGTAGGTATTTATTCGTGCTGTTGTCCTTGATCGTTGCAGTTCGTGATGTTTACGATTATTTCCGTGCCATTCTAAAATCCAAGGAAAAATCGGAAAGAGCCATTCAGTTAACAAAGGACGCTTTGGATTTAAACCCTGCAAATTACACCGTTTGGCAGTATAGGTATgacatttaagtatttttatcatttggcatgcatttgatgaaaatatccTAATCCCCAGCCCATGGTCTTTTCATGGAGTAGCAGAAATCACCACTTGCTGTCTAATTGCTTCCTTCTGCAGCTTTAGGTTAAGCCTCTTGTGATTCATGTTTGATTGCGTGGTTTATTGTTTCTCATTGGAGGTGTTGATGCCCTTGTATCTTCCTGCCTTGCATGTGGCGTATTAGAGGTCTTTGTAAGTAAAATTGATGCTTTATCCCTACGCATTGTGTTCTAGCAAGTAAAGAATTTGATGGTCACCATGAATTACCATGGGTGCCTCTTGGCCCAGCTTACATTATGTGTCGTTTTATTCATTGTTTGTAGGGTTATATATCTGACACTTTTCTAGACTGTCCCTCCAAACTCTCCCCGACTCTCCCTTTCTTGCCATTCCCACCCTTAAACATCTACTTTTTCCATGGAGTGGCTGCAGAGGATTCTGAGAAAGTATAATGGTTCAAAAACCTGGGTACAAGTTCATAGGACAATGTTTATGCATGGATTATCCAtcttattcaaataattattttcagatttccTCTTCATTGAATCAGATAGTCAGAGCTCTTATGTAAACTATTTTCAAACACATATGTTAAAATgcaaaatcattcaccttgaggaagtatataattttacttatatgtagccttttgagattattttttaaatatgaacatTTATAACAGAGTAATGAAGCTCAGGAAAATGAATCTGCCTATTTAAATTTTACCTGAATGGGTAACCCCCATGTGAATGCTCAGGACAgctgaaaaattatggaaaaaagacGGTTTTTTTAAGCAAGAAAAGAATCCctgatgctttaaaaaaaatttgatggtCAAAATTGAAAACCAGGCCTCTTTGCATTAAGTTTTGGGTCAAACTCGGGTAGTCTTGGCACTTGTGAGCTCATCTACTAGCTAAACAATCATAGTGAAGAATGTCTACCTCTCACTCAAAATTTTCTTGCTCAAAAATTGTCTAAGATGGTCCTGAGTAGATCTTCAGTGCTTTCGCCAACATTATGAAGCCTTGCACGAATCATTTAAGTATTGCTTGAATCATAGAGGTGATATCATAATAATTAGgaattatcaaagaaaaatatttatcacttgaACATTTTTGGGAAAAGTGGATGTTTTGACATTCTTCATTTTCGATCAAAAGTTATGAGAGGGTGTTTTCAATCATTTTGTCCTAGCAAATAAGTAAGCTTTGctcaaaattttgtcaaaaatgatCTTATTTAATTAGTTTTGCCAAAACCATTCCCTCACAGTTGTGGATGACATGTCCGTTTGGATATAAAATCTGGAACTTAATGTTAATTAAATCAATACCAGTGCTTATTTTTTGGTAACATTTTtcttgatgatgaaataaaaattgtcttCTTTTATAGGAGAGAATtgctaaaaagtttaaataaaaatttacatgagGAGCTGCGATACGTGTGGCAAATGATAGAGGATAATCCAAAAAACTATCAAGTGTGGTAAATTATTAGTTACTTGTTATTCTTAGGTTTGCAACATTCATTTGAGTCTAACTTATTACCTTGAATGTACCAGggattcatccatttatttttatttcaggcaTCATTGTCGAGTTGTTGTGGAATGGTTGAATGATCCATCCAGAGAACTTTTATTGACGGAAACTATTCTTGGTCAAGATGCAAAGAATTATCATGCATGGCAACATAGGCAGTGGGTCGTGAGAACTTTTAAGTGAGTTAGTGGTTGTAAGAAAAACTTCTGCCCCAGCCACTTTACTGAAAATTTGCCTGTCTggtattaacaatattttttatcatttccagcTTGTTTGATCAAGAGTTAGATTTTGTGGCACGGTTGATTGAAGATGACGTTCGAAACAATTCTGCTTGGAACCAgagatattttgtaataaataatacaAGACTATTCACTCCAGAAGTTATTGAGAGGGAAGTCAATTATACTTTGGAAAAGATAAAAGTTGCCACCAACAATGAAAGTGCATGGAACTACCTAAGAGGGTCAGTAGATAttcttaaatacaccaaaggatagATAGAAATTCTTAAGTATATTTTTTAGATGTTCTTAAGTATAATTAtagtgttattttatcattaagtGATTCCTAGcctttttgaataaatattcttgATCAGTTCAGTGGTTTTGTTCTGGTTAGTCTTTCATGTGGCTCATGAAGGATACTAGGGTTCTTGAGAGAGTTTTTATTTCTGATATCTTTATGGATGAGTTAGTCAATGAAATTTATGCATGGATGATGTTTTCGACCTGGTGTGGAGTCTTTGTAACACTTGATGATATTAAATACATGCTGAAATCTTCTTCCTTTTTCATGTAGTGCACTTAATGGAGTACAGcacactcccaattatctggggtaatgatgg encodes:
- the LOC124155849 gene encoding protein farnesyltransferase/geranylgeranyltransferase type-1 subunit alpha isoform X1, producing MWRRSSSSEEHGEEPTWVFYKDRPGWKDVVPISQSDGPYPVVAIAYSEKFRDVYDYFRAILKSKEKSERAIQLTKDALDLNPANYTVWQYRRELLKSLNKNLHEELRYVWQMIEDNPKNYQVWHHCRVVVEWLNDPSRELLLTETILGQDAKNYHAWQHRQWVVRTFNLFDQELDFVARLIEDDVRNNSAWNQRYFVINNTRLFTPEVIEREVNYTLEKIKVATNNESAWNYLRGVLEHQENGLAGQGGLVKQFCEELYTSYPAGAKGKSPYLLAYLVDLHEEQMQLGIGDKSEHLKIALEICESLAAEHDTIRRGYWNYVAQSLEKRFKNGSDANCEQPAAASGDS
- the LOC124155849 gene encoding protein farnesyltransferase/geranylgeranyltransferase type-1 subunit alpha isoform X2; protein product: MADSSSEEHGEEPTWVFYKDRPGWKDVVPISQSDGPYPVVAIAYSEKFRDVYDYFRAILKSKEKSERAIQLTKDALDLNPANYTVWQYRRELLKSLNKNLHEELRYVWQMIEDNPKNYQVWHHCRVVVEWLNDPSRELLLTETILGQDAKNYHAWQHRQWVVRTFNLFDQELDFVARLIEDDVRNNSAWNQRYFVINNTRLFTPEVIEREVNYTLEKIKVATNNESAWNYLRGVLEHQENGLAGQGGLVKQFCEELYTSYPAGAKGKSPYLLAYLVDLHEEQMQLGIGDKSEHLKIALEICESLAAEHDTIRRGYWNYVAQSLEKRFKNGSDANCEQPAAASGDS